The proteins below are encoded in one region of Telopea speciosissima isolate NSW1024214 ecotype Mountain lineage chromosome 10, Tspe_v1, whole genome shotgun sequence:
- the LOC122641440 gene encoding uncharacterized protein LOC122641440 isoform X2, whose product MMMVSTLDAIKGGAGGGSVRIGATGTISSLMGRELASVKRSPQSPKSSLRKSPTIPVSVPCVSRTKRQSRTVVDEASTRGSSNKAHSVPMLGSDDIVIDNSHNRKKTDKKGSYIVEVVDLKCGSHERAWSNSITHQFRKLSFSKLSQSFS is encoded by the exons ATGATGATGGTTTCAACACTTGATGCTATAAAGGGTGGAGCTGGAGGAGGCTCTGTTAGGATAGGGGCCACTGGGACTATCAGTTCCTTGATGGGCAGGGAATTGGCTTCTGTTAAAAGGTCACCACAATCACCAAAATCATCTCTAAGAAAATCCCCAACAATCCCAGTCTCTGTTCCTTGTGTTTCTAGGACTAAAAGGCAATCAAGAACTGTAGTGGATGAAGCAAGCActagaggcagcagca ACAAGGCACACAGTGTCCCAATGCTTGGATCTGATGATATTGTTATTGATAATAGTCATAACAGAAAGAAAACTGATAAGAAAGGATCTTACATTGTGGAAGTTGTTGATCTAAAATGTGGAAGCCATGAGAGAGCATGGTCCAACTCAATCACCCACCAGTTCCGGAAGCTCTCTTTCTCGAAGCTTTCTCAGAGCTTTAGTTAG
- the LOC122641440 gene encoding uncharacterized protein LOC122641440 isoform X1, with product MMMVSTLDAIKGGAGGGSVRIGATGTISSLMGRELASVKRSPQSPKSSLRKSPTIPVSVPCVSRTKRQSRTVVDEASTRGSSSNHGGPGSTRKARSSIRNKAHSVPMLGSDDIVIDNSHNRKKTDKKGSYIVEVVDLKCGSHERAWSNSITHQFRKLSFSKLSQSFS from the coding sequence ATGATGATGGTTTCAACACTTGATGCTATAAAGGGTGGAGCTGGAGGAGGCTCTGTTAGGATAGGGGCCACTGGGACTATCAGTTCCTTGATGGGCAGGGAATTGGCTTCTGTTAAAAGGTCACCACAATCACCAAAATCATCTCTAAGAAAATCCCCAACAATCCCAGTCTCTGTTCCTTGTGTTTCTAGGACTAAAAGGCAATCAAGAACTGTAGTGGATGAAGCAAGCActagaggcagcagcagtaaCCATGGAGGCCCTGGAAGTACTCGAAAAGCAAGATCAAGTATCCGAAACAAGGCACACAGTGTCCCAATGCTTGGATCTGATGATATTGTTATTGATAATAGTCATAACAGAAAGAAAACTGATAAGAAAGGATCTTACATTGTGGAAGTTGTTGATCTAAAATGTGGAAGCCATGAGAGAGCATGGTCCAACTCAATCACCCACCAGTTCCGGAAGCTCTCTTTCTCGAAGCTTTCTCAGAGCTTTAGTTAG